TGGGCGCTGCGGGTTTTTGATAGCTTTTGGAGTAGGATGGCCTGCTCCCGAAAGAACCTCCTCCGCCAAGGCGTCTTGCTTCGACCAGGTCCGGCATGGTCAGCAAAACAAGTCCAAGGCTCAGAATGATGGCTCCCAGGAATGAGAATTTTGTCACAAGTCCTCCTTGATAAGTTTGATCCCGTAACCGATATGGGCACAGGATGGAAACTGGAAACATGAATGCGCGTTATTTATGATTATAATGACCCGATGAGGATGGGGAAGGGTTGTGCGCGCGGAAGAACAACTCAAATGTAAAAAAAAAGGCAGGAGCGAAAATTTCGCACCTGCCAGGGAAGCCGGGTACCCGAAAACAACTGTTACCGCTGCTTCCTTTCGGACCTGACGGGGTTGGCAGCGTTTCCGCCACCCGGCTTCCCTTTCATTTTCAAAAAATGGCGGAGAGGAGAGGATTCGAACCTCCGGTACCCGTTGAGGTACACACACTTTCCAGGCGTGCGCCTTAAACCAGACTCGGCCACCTCTCCGCGATCGGGAAAAACGTCTCTATGTCAGAGGACTTTGTTTGGCAAGGGAAAAGTTGGCGAAAATCACAAATTCAGAATCTTTAAAGAGACGAGATTGCGCCTTGGTATTGACAGTTTTTGTGATAGTTTCATATTGTGCATGCACAATGATGGCAAAAAAGGAGGCGTTATGAAGACATTAAGCATTCGCGGCGTGGATGAGGATTTAGGTAAGCTCATCAAGTGTGCAGCAAAAAAAGAAGAAAAAAGCGTCAATAACTTCGTGTTGGATGTCCTGCGCAAACAGGTCGGAGCAGGCAAGGAAAAGCGGTTCTCAAGGGAGTGGCATGATCTGGACAGTCTTTTCGGCATTTGGAGCGACGAGGAATATTCCAAAATCCAGGGCAGGATCGATGCGCAGAGACAGGTCGACGAAGAGTTGTGGAAATGAACAGAATACTCATCGACACCAATATCTATTCCGGCGCTCTGCGCGGCGATCAGGAGATTGTCCGGGTTTTGCGGGGAGCGGAGCACATCGGCCTGAGCGCCATATCACTGGGTGAACTGTTTTCCGGGTTCAAAGGAGGAAACAGAGAGGAAGAGAACAAAAGGGAACTTGGTATTTTTATCGACTCAGCCCGGGTGGCACTCTATCCTGTGGACGAGTACACCGCCCAGCATTATTGCGCCATTCTCGATCAACTGCGCCGCAGCGGTACGCCTATACCCACCAACGACATCTGGATAGCGGCCATAGCTTTTCAGCACGGACTTCCGCTCTTCACGCGGGATCGGCATTTTTCAAAAATCGAAGGCCTGCTCCTCCGCTAGGCCTTCAACATCTCCTGATGCTTTATTGCTCGTTGCATCATGGATAGATTGCGTTGGTGTGTGAAAGGCGTTGTTCCAGCAAAATTCCTCAGATTTGCTGCCTTACCCAAGCCTGGATTTGGCCTGCAGGCATGGCTCCGGCCTTGCGAGCGGTTTCTTTGCCCTGCCGAAAGAGAACCAGACTTGGTACGGACTGGATGTTGAAGCGGGAAGGAACGGCGCGCTGGGCCTCGGTGTCCATCTTGGCGAGGATTACCTGTCCCTGAAGGGCCGCAGCGGCCTGGGCGAAGGCCGGAGCCATCATCTTGCACGGGCCGCACCAGGGCGCCCAGAAATCAACCAGCACCGGCAGAGTGGAACGGGAGATGAAGCGCTCAAAGTTCTGGTCTGTAAGGTCCACTGGGTGAACGGGAAGGAGAGGTGTGGCGCATTTGGCGCAGACCGGGTTCTGGCGGATGCGTTCGGTGAGGACGGCGTTGACGGTCTGGCAGCCTGAGCAGACGGCGTGTATTTTTTCCATGAGGGTGACCTCCGGTTTGTGGTGAGGTTGAGAAGTATTGGAAATAAACATCTCTGAGCGCTGTGCAAGGTGGAAGGGAAGAAATTCAGGGGCGACAGCACGGAACGCGGCCCGCTATCGACATGGCCGTCGACCCCGCCGGAACTCCTTCTCCGGCCTCGTAGAGTTGAATCGTTGCGTGCAGTGCGAAAAATCCGAGCAGTTCGCCAGGCAACGATTCAACAAACGATGCCTGGCTCAGTCAGACAACCGACGAGGCCGACGGCCATGTCGACATCGGGCCTTGAGGCGCTGGGGGGGGATTTTTGACTGACGGTGAAGAATATGACTGCGGAATTCGCTCGAACATACGCATCATTCAACCCGTCATTACGAGGAGTCTTTGTACGTAGCCCGACTTTCGTCGCGGCAATCCAGCTTTTTCTGCGTCCGCTCCATGCATTTGATCCGCTATAAAACGCAGCGGTCGACTCAAAGGGAGAAGCGAAGCCAACAAAAAAACCCCTTCGCGGGAAGGGGTTGGTGTCGATTGCATGGTAGGCAGGGGCTCAGATGCCCATGATGTTGTAGCCCGAATCCACATAGATGACTTCGCCGGTGATGGCGCGGGACAGGTCCGAGGCCAGGAAGAGGCCGGTCTTGCCTACGTCTTCCTGGATGATGTTGCGGCGCAGGGGGGCACGTTCCTCGATGGTGGAGAGGATGGTCTTGAATCCGGAGATGCCGGACGAGGCCAGGGTCTTCAACGGACCGGCGCTGATGGCATTGACTCGGATGCCGCGTTCGCCGAGATCCATGGCCAGGTAACGCACGCTGGCTTCCAGGGCCGCCTTGGCCACGCCCATGACATTGTAATGGGTGATGACCTTTTCCGCTCCGTAGTAGGTCATGGCCATGACAGACGAGTTGTCATTCAGAAGGTGCTCGTAAGCCTTGCATATGGCCACCAGGGAATAGGCGGAAATGTCGAGGGCCAGATGAAATCCTTCGCGGGAGGTTTCGACATAGCGTCCCTTCAGGTCGTCGCGGTTGGCGAAGGCCACGGAGTGGACCAGAATGTCGAAATTGCCCCATTTTTCCTTCACCAGTTCCGCAGACTCGGCAATGGCGGCATCGTCGGCCACGTCACATTGAAACAGGAAATCACTGCCAAGTTCCTCATGAATGGGCTCGACCCGTTTTTTGAGCGCCTCCCCTGCGTAGCTGAGGGCGATGGATGCTCCGTTGTCCTTGAGCTCTTTGGCAATGGCGTAGGCGATGCTCTTGTCGTTGGCCACGCCAAAAATCAGGGCTTTCTTCCCTTGAACGAGCATGGATTTTCTCCAGTTATGTTTGCGCCTTACGGCAATTGCAAAGGGGATCCGGTCAGCAGTTCGAAAGCTTCCAGGTATTTTTTCTGTGTTTCAGCGATAACCTCGGCGGGCAGCGTCGGGGGCGGAGGGGTCTTGTCCCAATCCGTTTCGCTCAGCCAATCGCGCAGGTACTGCTTGTCGAAGCTGGGTTGCGCCTGGCCCGGGACGTACCTGTCGGCGGGCCAGAACCGGGAGGAGTCCGGGGTCAGAACCTCGTCGATGAGCAGGATATCCTTTTCGTTCAGGCCGAATTCGAACTTGGTATCAGCGATGATTATCCCGCGCTTGGCAGCCAGATCCCTGCCACGTGAATAGATGGCCAGGGACAGCTCCTGGATTTTTTTGAGCAATCCTTCGCCGATGCGCGATTTGGCGTCGGCCAGGGTGATGTTTTCATCGTGTGCACCCAGGTCCGCCTTGGTGGACGGGGTAAAGAGCGGAATCTCGAGTTTGTCGGAGTCTACCAGCCCGGCGGGCAGTTTGTATCCGCAGACCGAGCCGGTGGCCTTGTAGTCCTTGAAGCCCGAACCGGTCAGATAGCCGCGTACGATACACTCGATGGGCAGGGGTTTGGCCTTCCTCACCACGACTGCGCGGCCTTCCAACTCGTCCTTGTAAGGTGCGAGGGCGGCAGGAAAATCGCTTACGTCAGTGGCCAGAAGATGGTTGGAAACCAGATCCTTGAACGCGTCCATCCAATAGAGGGTGATCTGGTTGAGGACAACGCCCTTGTAGGGGATGGGCTCGTTCATGATCACGTCAAAGGCGGACATGCGGTCCGTGGTCACGATAAGAAGGGTTTGTGGGTCGATTTCGTAGATATCGCGGACTTTCCCGCGAGAGATGAGCGGAAATTCACGAATTTTAGTTTTGGTAACGATTTTCATGGGTTCTCCAGACGTTGTTCGACGCTGCGGGCATGAGCTTCCAGGCCTTCCAGGCGGGCCAGACGGGCCACCTTGAAACCGTGGTTGCCCAAGTATGCCAGATCGGTGCTGATCAGGCTGGTTTTTTTGCAAAAAGTGTCCACGGACAGGGCTGATGAAAAGCGTGCCGTGGAAAGAGTGGGCAGCACGTGGTTCGGGCCCGCAAAATAATCACCCACGGGTTCGGGGGTGCTGTGGCCCATGAAAACGGCTCCGGCGTTGCGTACCGAGCCGATCCAGGCCCAGGGGTCGGCCACGCTCAGTTCAAAATGTTCCGGCGCAAGGCGGTTGATGAGGTCCATGCCGGTTTCAAGATCAGGCACATGAACGAGCGCACTCCAATCGGCAAGGGACTTGGTTGCGATCTCCTGACGCGGCAATTCCGAGAGCTGTCGGCCAAGTTCTCTTTTGACCTCGTTCAGGAGTTGGCTGTCCGAAGAAATAAGAATGCTTGAAGCCAGCGGATCGTGCTCGGCCTGGGAGAGCATGTCGGCGGCCAGCCATTTCGGGTTGGCGGTAGAGTCAGCCAGGATGGCGATTTCGCTTGGGCCTGCGATCATGTCAATGCCGACTTGGCCAACCAGCAGGCGCTTGGCCGTGGTCACGAAAATATTGCCCGGTCCTGCGATGACATCGACACGGGGGATGGATTCTGTGCCGTAAGCCAGGGCAGCAATGGCCCATGCCGAACCGCACATGAAAATGGTGTCAATCCCGAGAATGGCGGCGGTGGCCAAAATGTAAGGGTTGAGCGTGCCATCCTTGCGCGGCGGGCTGACCACGCAGATTGCCTTTACGCCTGCAACCTGAGCCGGGATGGCGTTCATGAGCAGGCTCGAAATGAGCGGAGTCTCCCCGCCCTGGCCACCGGGCACGTACAGCCCCGCACGGTCCACGGGCAGTACGAACTGGCCCAGCGTAGTTCCGGGAGCGGGGGTGGTGATCCAGGAGTTCTGCTTCTGGCGCAGGTGGAAGTCGCGGATGTTGGCAGCGGCTTCACGGATGATGGCCGCATCCTCTGCCGGGATCTGTTCCAGGGCTCGGCTGATATCGGCCTTTGGCACGGCCAGTTGGGTCGCTGTCAAAGACGGGCAGTCAAAGCGCCTGGTGTAATCGGCCACGGCTTCGTCACCGCGCTCACGCACTTGGGCCAGAATGTCTCGCACCAGAGGTTCGACATTGTCCTCGCTGGCATCCCGGCGCGCCAGCCAGGACGTGATGCCGTTCCAGTCATTGGATGAAATATATTCAAGGAGTCTCAAAGGCATGAATGCTCTCGCATGGGTTCGCGGTGGAATGCCGGGGTGGACAAATGCAGGATTCCGCGCCGTTGCCCGACAGGGCCCGTTTCCACGGGAATGACATAAATTCGCTCGCCGCTTCGTGTCATTCCCGCGAAGGCGGGCCATGTCGGGCAACAGCGCGGAATCCATCCTTTCGCTAAAGGGGCTGCTTTACGCAACGACAAAATGTCTATGCCCCGAATCCTCCAAAAGTCAATTCCTTCATCAGGCGTGAAGTACCGCCCACGGGGTTCACCACTCATGAAGGCCGCCTGCAAATAAAAAAGGGCCGGAGTTTTGCGTCTCCGGCCCAAAGTGGCGTCAGGTGTGAAAACCCGAATTAGAACTTGTACTGGAAGCCGACGGTGGCGAAGTAGGAAGCGTCGAGGTCGTCGCCAGTGGCATCTTTATAGGTTTCGCTGGAAGCCTTGAAGTAACCGAGCTCATTGATGGCGGCCAGGTTTTCATAGATCATGTACTTGTTGACCAGCCAGAATTCCCACAGGTCGTCTTCTTCGGTGAAGGCAACGCCGCTGTCTTCGTCGGAAGTACCCTGGGCATATGCGATGACCAGCTTGTGGGACAGCTTTTCAACAAAGGAGATGTCGTCCAGTACGAGGCCCAGGACCCAGAGGCCGGTGCCGTCGCTTCCAACACCAAGGGCTTCAGTGCCCCAAGAGTCGTTAGCAGCGATGAAAGCGCGATCGCCACCAACGTAGGGGGTCAGGCCCCAGCCTTCACGGAGGGTCGGCAGGTAGTTGTCTTCACCATCTTCATCATCAGCACCAGTAGCATAGGTGGTGAACAAGGTGGCGGTCAGCATGTCCATCTTGTAGGAAGCGGCCAGAGCGGCGTACCAGCCCTTGGTCTCGTATTCATCATTGTCGCCAACACCGTAGATCAGGTCGGCGGCAAAGGTCAGCGGATCGAACATGGTCAGAGCTGCGTTAGCACCAAGAACCCATACAGTGGAGTCGTCAGTGTTGTTATAAGAAGCGCCAGAATTCTGACCAAGCCAAGCGTAACCAAAGTAAGGAGTGAGGGCAAAGCCATCAAGGGTGATGGGCGCAGCAATGAAAGCCATATCGACATCATCACTCTCGGTGCCATCTTCCATCAGCTCATCGCTGAAGGAGGTGCTTCCGTCAGTGCCGCGGGTGTAACCGACGGTCACGCCAAACATTTCATTGATGGGTGCGGACACAGTGATTGCGGCAGCATCGTCATCGAAGACAGGGTTGCCGAAAACGCCAGGCAGGGCAACGTACTGCAGACCGGCCTGCACGTTGATCTGAGTGTCAGGGAAATTGAAGTTGAGGTAAGCGTGCTTGACTTCCAGGCTATCCTTTCCGTCAGTGCCCCAGTCAGAGCCGGTGTCTGCGCCCCAAACGTTGTCAAATTCAAAACCCAGGACAGCCTTCAGATTTTCGTTGGCCACGTAGTCAAAGTAGGTACGCATGCGCTGTACGGTGGAATAGTTGTCTCCGTCTTTGTAGTTGGAGTCATGGTCATTCAGGTTGGCTGACCAAATTCCGTAGACATCGAAGTTGCCGCGAACTTTCAGTTCGGTGGCGGAAGCGCTGGTGACCATGCTGAAAAGCAGGGCGGCAACCAAGGCTACGAGTGCAAAACGTTTCATGTTCTTTCTCCTTTTGCTGTGAAAAAAACGAATCATCTGACGCCTGGAAAGCTTCTAATCCAGCTGCGGTCCAAAAAGCAAGCCTTTTATGGCCGATTGGTGACTGAAAGTTTA
The window above is part of the Deltaproteobacteria bacterium HGW-Deltaproteobacteria-18 genome. Proteins encoded here:
- a CDS encoding VapC toxin family PIN domain ribonuclease; this translates as MNRILIDTNIYSGALRGDQEIVRVLRGAEHIGLSAISLGELFSGFKGGNREEENKRELGIFIDSARVALYPVDEYTAQHYCAILDQLRRSGTPIPTNDIWIAAIAFQHGLPLFTRDRHFSKIEGLLLR
- the hisD gene encoding histidinol dehydrogenase, which translates into the protein MPLRLLEYISSNDWNGITSWLARRDASEDNVEPLVRDILAQVRERGDEAVADYTRRFDCPSLTATQLAVPKADISRALEQIPAEDAAIIREAAANIRDFHLRQKQNSWITTPAPGTTLGQFVLPVDRAGLYVPGGQGGETPLISSLLMNAIPAQVAGVKAICVVSPPRKDGTLNPYILATAAILGIDTIFMCGSAWAIAALAYGTESIPRVDVIAGPGNIFVTTAKRLLVGQVGIDMIAGPSEIAILADSTANPKWLAADMLSQAEHDPLASSILISSDSQLLNEVKRELGRQLSELPRQEIATKSLADWSALVHVPDLETGMDLINRLAPEHFELSVADPWAWIGSVRNAGAVFMGHSTPEPVGDYFAGPNHVLPTLSTARFSSALSVDTFCKKTSLISTDLAYLGNHGFKVARLARLEGLEAHARSVEQRLENP
- a CDS encoding thiol reductase thioredoxin, producing the protein MEKIHAVCSGCQTVNAVLTERIRQNPVCAKCATPLLPVHPVDLTDQNFERFISRSTLPVLVDFWAPWCGPCKMMAPAFAQAAAALQGQVILAKMDTEAQRAVPSRFNIQSVPSLVLFRQGKETARKAGAMPAGQIQAWVRQQI
- a CDS encoding phosphoribosylaminoimidazolesuccinocarboxamide synthase, which encodes MKIVTKTKIREFPLISRGKVRDIYEIDPQTLLIVTTDRMSAFDVIMNEPIPYKGVVLNQITLYWMDAFKDLVSNHLLATDVSDFPAALAPYKDELEGRAVVVRKAKPLPIECIVRGYLTGSGFKDYKATGSVCGYKLPAGLVDSDKLEIPLFTPSTKADLGAHDENITLADAKSRIGEGLLKKIQELSLAIYSRGRDLAAKRGIIIADTKFEFGLNEKDILLIDEVLTPDSSRFWPADRYVPGQAQPSFDKQYLRDWLSETDWDKTPPPPTLPAEVIAETQKKYLEAFELLTGSPLQLP
- a CDS encoding enoyl-[acyl-carrier-protein] reductase FabI (Catalyzes a key regulatory step in fatty acid biosynthesis), coding for MLVQGKKALIFGVANDKSIAYAIAKELKDNGASIALSYAGEALKKRVEPIHEELGSDFLFQCDVADDAAIAESAELVKEKWGNFDILVHSVAFANRDDLKGRYVETSREGFHLALDISAYSLVAICKAYEHLLNDNSSVMAMTYYGAEKVITHYNVMGVAKAALEASVRYLAMDLGERGIRVNAISAGPLKTLASSGISGFKTILSTIEERAPLRRNIIQEDVGKTGLFLASDLSRAITGEVIYVDSGYNIMGI
- a CDS encoding antitoxin, giving the protein MKTLSIRGVDEDLGKLIKCAAKKEEKSVNNFVLDVLRKQVGAGKEKRFSREWHDLDSLFGIWSDEEYSKIQGRIDAQRQVDEELWK